Proteins encoded in a region of the Sebastes fasciatus isolate fSebFas1 chromosome 9, fSebFas1.pri, whole genome shotgun sequence genome:
- the LOC141774223 gene encoding zinc-binding protein A33-like, producing MEERAAVSTLDGLMERNCSLIQQIEQDLARLTVGIDQTDSGLDTMSFFSYPEPQDMERADRVMDLLNRTNPSTVSLDQVKADQILGLANNMLLLISSQTPIIKILTKSYSSEVFLDPDTAHPKLIISPKGDSATYTDTWQQLPDLPGRFDTTLNVISVQGFSFGRHYWEIDVTGKTYWELGVTYPNIPRKGTTEDCWLGRGDESWCVELFDGEYTAWHGGVPHQLPFTKRFCRIGVLCSFPAGLVTFVEADNMTPLFSFCAGTFSDCLHLAVCPGHDHNGTNAQPIVICNAPSPIPVSSD from the exons ATGGAGGAGCGGGCCGCTGTCTCCACCCTGGACGGGCTGATGGAGAGGAACTGTTCTCTGATCCAGCAGATAGAGCAGGACCTGGCCAGACTCACTGTGGGGATAGACCAAACCGACTCAGGGCTGGATACCATG TCTTTCTTTTCATACCCTGAGCCGCAAGACATGGAGAGAGCAGACAG AGTGATGGATCTGCTCAACAGGACAAACCCGAGCACTGTGAGCCTGGACCAAGTTAAAGCTGACCAGATCCTCGGCCTCGCCAACAACATGCTTCTGCTGATCAGCTCACAAACCCCGATAATCAAGATACTCACCAAGAGTT ATTCCAGTGAGGTGTTTCTGGATCCGGACACGGCCCACCCAAAGCTGATCATCTCCCCCAAAGGTGACAGTGCCACCTACACAGACACCTGGCAGCAACTTCCTGACCTCCCTGGACGCTTTGACACCACCCTCAATGTCATCAGCGTGCAAGGATTCAGCTTTGGTCGCCATTACTGGGAGATTGATGTGACTGGGAAGACTTACTGGGAGCTGGGCGTCACCTATCCCAACATTCCCCGCAAGGGCACCACTGAGGACTGCTGGCTGGGCCGGGGAGACGAGTCCTGGTGTGTTGAGCTCTTTGATGGGGAGTATACAGCCTGGCACGGAGGTGTGCCCCACCAGCTGCCTTTCACAAAACGCTTCTGTCGGATTGGTGTTTTGTGTAGTTTCCCTGCAGGACTGGTGACGTTTGTTGAGGCAGACAACATGACGCCGCTGTTCTCCTTCTGTGCAGGAACCTTCTCAGACTGCCTCCACCTGGCCGTGTGTCCTGGTCATGACCACAATGGCACCAATGCTCAGCCTATTGTGATCTGTAATGCTCCGTCTCCTATACCAGTGAGCTCTGATTAG